A window of Nomascus leucogenys isolate Asia chromosome X, Asia_NLE_v1, whole genome shotgun sequence contains these coding sequences:
- the TCEAL8 gene encoding transcription elongation factor A protein-like 8, which produces MQKSCEENEGKPQNMPKAEEDRPLEDVPQEAEGNPQPSEEGVSQEAEGNPRGGPNQPGQGFKEDTPVRHLDPEEMIRGVDELERLREEIRRVRNKFVMMHWKQRHSRSRPYPVCFRP; this is translated from the coding sequence atgCAAAAGTCTTGTGAAGAAAATGAGGGAAAACCACAGAACATGCCAAAGGCCGAGGAAGATCGCCCTTTGGAGGATGTACCACAGGAGGCAGAAGGAAATCCTCAACCTTCCGAAGAAGGTGTAAGCCAGGAAGCAGAAGGAAACCCCAGAGGAGGGCCGAATCAGCCTGGCCAGGGATTTAAAGAGGACACACCCGTTAGGCATTTGGACCCTGAAGAAATGATAAGAGGAGTAGATGAGCTTGAAAGGCTTAGGGAAGAGATAAGAAGAGTAAGAAACAAGTTTGTGATGATGCATTGGAAGCAAAGACATTCACGCAGCCGTCCTTATCCTGTGTGCTTTAGGCCTTGA